The Malus domestica chromosome 06, GDT2T_hap1 genome has a segment encoding these proteins:
- the LOC103438090 gene encoding TPR repeat-containing thioredoxin TDX isoform X2 has protein sequence MDAAKVGELKEFISECKSNPSIIHTPSLAFFKSYLQSLGARIPPVPEMDKDDGDMSDTKQHFDVKREPSGDNDDHIVESDIELDVTDVVEPDNDPPQKMGDPSIEVTEEVQDAAQIEKSKAIDAISEGKLDEAIDHITEAIVLNPASAILKATRASFFVKLNKPNAAIRDANAALEINPDSAKGYKIRGMARAMLGQWEEAASDLHVASKLDHDEEIGSVLKKVEPNVHKIEEHRRKYERLRKERESKRAEQERKRRAEAREQDASSALKDGEVIGIHSARELETKLNAASKTSRLAILYFTATWCGPCRFISPLYTSLAGKYKKVVFLKVDIDEARDVAANWNISSVPAFFFVKNGKEVDKMVGADKTALERKIAQHAGST, from the exons ATGGATGCTGCAAAGGTAGGAGAGCTGAAGGAGTTCATCAGCGAGTGCAAGTCAAACCCTTCAATTATTCACACCCCTTCTCTCGCCTTCTTCAAGTCCTATCTCCAAAG CCTCGGCGCTCGGATTCCGCCGGTTCCGGAAATG GATAAAGATGACGGTGACATGTCAGACACGAAACAACATTTTGATGTCAAACGTGAACCATCTGGGGATAATGACGATCACATTGTTGAATCTGATATCGAGTTGGATGTTACTGATGTTGTGGAGCCTGATAACGATCCTCCACAGAAG ATGGGAGATCCGTCAATTGAAGTTACAGAAGAAGTGCAGGATGCTGCACAAATAGAAAAATCAAAAGCTATTGATGCTATCTCTGAAG GTAAGCTGGACGAAGCCATAGATCATATAACAGAAGCCATAGTGTTGAACCCAGCTTCAGCTATACTAAAAGCAACCAGAG CTAGTTTCTTTGTCAAACTGAATAAACCAAATGCGGCAATTCGTGATGCTAATGCAGCTTTAGAG ATTAACCCCGACTCTGCAAAAGGATATAAAATAAGAGGAATGGCTAGGGCCATGTTGGGTCAATGGGAAGAGGCAGCAAGTGATCTGCATGTAGCATCAAAGTTAGATCATGATGAGGAGATTGGTTCGGTGCTTAAAAAG GTTGAACCTAATGTTCACAAAATTGAAGAGCATCGCAGAAAGTATGAACGCTTGCGTAAAGAAAGGGAGTCAAAAAGAGCTGAACAGGAGAGAAAGCGGCGAGCTGAAGCTCGA GAACAGGATGCGTCGTCTGCTCTTAAGGATG GAGAAGTCATTGGTATACACTCAGCCAGAGAATTAGAGACAAAGTTGAATGCTGCTTCAAAGACATCACGCCTTGCAATCCTCTACTTCACAGCAACATGGTGTGGTCCTTGCCGCTTCATATCTCCTTTGTATACAAGCTTAGCTGGAAAGTACAAAAAAGTCGTTTTTTTGAAAGTTGACATCGATGAGGCAAGAGATGTGGCGGCAAACTGGAATATCAGCAGTGTTCCGGCCTTTTTCTTTGTGAAAAATGGTAAGGAGGTTGACAAGATGGTGGGGGCAGACAAAACTGCACTAGAAAGGAAGATTGCACAACATGCAGGCTCAACCTGA
- the LOC103438090 gene encoding TPR repeat-containing thioredoxin TDX isoform X1, translating to MDAAKVGELKEFISECKSNPSIIHTPSLAFFKSYLQSLGARIPPVPEMQDKDDGDMSDTKQHFDVKREPSGDNDDHIVESDIELDVTDVVEPDNDPPQKMGDPSIEVTEEVQDAAQIEKSKAIDAISEGKLDEAIDHITEAIVLNPASAILKATRASFFVKLNKPNAAIRDANAALEINPDSAKGYKIRGMARAMLGQWEEAASDLHVASKLDHDEEIGSVLKKVEPNVHKIEEHRRKYERLRKERESKRAEQERKRRAEAREQDASSALKDGEVIGIHSARELETKLNAASKTSRLAILYFTATWCGPCRFISPLYTSLAGKYKKVVFLKVDIDEARDVAANWNISSVPAFFFVKNGKEVDKMVGADKTALERKIAQHAGST from the exons ATGGATGCTGCAAAGGTAGGAGAGCTGAAGGAGTTCATCAGCGAGTGCAAGTCAAACCCTTCAATTATTCACACCCCTTCTCTCGCCTTCTTCAAGTCCTATCTCCAAAG CCTCGGCGCTCGGATTCCGCCGGTTCCGGAAATG CAGGATAAAGATGACGGTGACATGTCAGACACGAAACAACATTTTGATGTCAAACGTGAACCATCTGGGGATAATGACGATCACATTGTTGAATCTGATATCGAGTTGGATGTTACTGATGTTGTGGAGCCTGATAACGATCCTCCACAGAAG ATGGGAGATCCGTCAATTGAAGTTACAGAAGAAGTGCAGGATGCTGCACAAATAGAAAAATCAAAAGCTATTGATGCTATCTCTGAAG GTAAGCTGGACGAAGCCATAGATCATATAACAGAAGCCATAGTGTTGAACCCAGCTTCAGCTATACTAAAAGCAACCAGAG CTAGTTTCTTTGTCAAACTGAATAAACCAAATGCGGCAATTCGTGATGCTAATGCAGCTTTAGAG ATTAACCCCGACTCTGCAAAAGGATATAAAATAAGAGGAATGGCTAGGGCCATGTTGGGTCAATGGGAAGAGGCAGCAAGTGATCTGCATGTAGCATCAAAGTTAGATCATGATGAGGAGATTGGTTCGGTGCTTAAAAAG GTTGAACCTAATGTTCACAAAATTGAAGAGCATCGCAGAAAGTATGAACGCTTGCGTAAAGAAAGGGAGTCAAAAAGAGCTGAACAGGAGAGAAAGCGGCGAGCTGAAGCTCGA GAACAGGATGCGTCGTCTGCTCTTAAGGATG GAGAAGTCATTGGTATACACTCAGCCAGAGAATTAGAGACAAAGTTGAATGCTGCTTCAAAGACATCACGCCTTGCAATCCTCTACTTCACAGCAACATGGTGTGGTCCTTGCCGCTTCATATCTCCTTTGTATACAAGCTTAGCTGGAAAGTACAAAAAAGTCGTTTTTTTGAAAGTTGACATCGATGAGGCAAGAGATGTGGCGGCAAACTGGAATATCAGCAGTGTTCCGGCCTTTTTCTTTGTGAAAAATGGTAAGGAGGTTGACAAGATGGTGGGGGCAGACAAAACTGCACTAGAAAGGAAGATTGCACAACATGCAGGCTCAACCTGA